Proteins encoded by one window of Catharus ustulatus isolate bCatUst1 chromosome Z, bCatUst1.pri.v2, whole genome shotgun sequence:
- the LOC117010294 gene encoding formin-like protein 5 — protein sequence PAADPATSSACADQERRGRRWGCLYGATNRGGRAACNTPTAPQPRSPRLSRLSETLQAPASPPSPGCYAKAPTPLPHTAARPHTPHAPPRTPPTGREAAERVSLIGPGPRGAVTSATSEVHKGQRRRVVPQTASAVGVEGCWPACGGSGAARPVRLAMTRGNQRELARQKNLKKTQEIHKGKRKEDSLSASQRKQRDSEIMQQKQKAANERKSLQAGAK from the exons CCGGCGGCGGATCCCGCGACGTCATCAGCATGCGCCGACCaggagaggaggggcaggaggtggggGTGCTTGTACGGGGCAACCAATAGGGGCGGCCGAGCTGCCTGTAACACCCCAACAGCTCCTCAGCCGCGTAGCCCTCGGCTCAGCCGGCTCTCAGAAACTCTCCAGGCCCCCGCTTCTCCCCCGAGCCCAGGCTGTTACGCCAAAGCCCCCACACCTCTCCCTCACACCGCGGCTAGGCCGCACACACCGCACGCACCTCCCAGGACCCCGCCCACGGGGCGGGAGGCAGCGGAGCGCGTCTCGCTGATTGGGCCGGGTCCGCGCGGCGCCGTGACATCAGCGACCAGCGAGGTCCATaaggggcagcggcggcgggtggtGCCTCAGACGGCTTCGGCGGTGGGAGTGGAGGGTTGCTGGCCAGCTTGCGGTGGTAGCGGTGCTGCGCGGCCTGTGCGTCTCGCCATGACCC GTGGGAACCAGCGTGAACTTGCCCGCCAAAAGAACCTGAAGAAAACTCAGGAGATCCACAAAGgcaaaaggaaagaagataGCTTGTCTGCTTCTCAGAGGAAACAGAG agacTCTGAAATAatgcagcaaaagcaaaaagcagctAATGAAAGGAAgtctctgcaggcaggagcaaaATGA